In the Streptomyces coeruleoprunus genome, GTTGGACGGCGGGAAGAGCACCACGTCCGCCTCGGCGATGGCCTCCAGGACTCCGGGCGCGGGCTTCGCCTGCTCGGCGCCGACGGGCACCACCGCGTGCGCGTCGACGGAGGCGCGCAGCTTCACCCAGTACTCCTGGAAGTGCACCGCCCGCCGCTCGCCCTCGACATCGACGACGACATGGGTCTCGACCCGGTCGTCGGACATCGGCAGCAGCCGCACACCCGGCTGCCACCGGTCGCACAACGCCTCGGTGACCGCGCTCAGCGGATAGCCGGCGCCCAGCATCTGCGTACGGACGATGTGCGTGGCGAAGTCACGGTCGCCGAGCCCGAACCACTCGGGTCCCACGCCGTACGCCGCCAGTTCGCTCTTGACCTGGAAGGTCTCGTCCGCACGCCCCCAGCCCTGCTCCTCGTCGATGCCACCGCCGAGGGTGTACATCACCGTGTCGAGGTCGGGGCAGACCTTCAGCCCGAACAGATGGATGTCGTCACCGGTGTTGCCGACGACCGTGATGTCCGCGTCGGGCGCGGCCCGCTTGAGGCCGCGCAGGAAACGGGCACCGCCGATGCCGCCGGCCAGAACCACAATGCGCATGCAGTGCAGTCTGTCAGGCGGGCACGACACTCCGCGTGGTCGGTCCGAAACTGTGGACAACTCCCGGCGCCGCGTGCATCGGCATGTCGGTCAGGCCCGGGTAGTAGATGTGCAGACTGACGGCCGGTTCGAGCGAGTCGTTGACGATCTCGTGCGCGCGACCCGGCGCGAGGACGCGCAGCGCGCCCCCGGCGAGCTTCGTCGCGCCCTTCTCCGTACGCTCCGTCAGCTCGCCTTCCAGGACGGTCAGTACGCCGGACGAGCGGCCGTGGTCGTGCGGGCCGGTGCCCTGGCCCGGCACCCAGGACAGCAGCCAGACCTCGTAGCCGATGGGGGAACCCCCTGCTCGAGCGGAGCCGAGAGCTTGGGGGACGGTGCGCAGCCGGTGGTACCAGCGGGTCGTGGCGTCGTACCGGACGAGGGGCGCCCACAGGTCGCGGTCGGCGGCGAGGGAGCGGGCCAGCCCGGCGAACTCGGCGACGGTGGTCGGGTGCTCCTTGGCTGGCTGGAGGAGGTGCTGCACGGCGAGGATGTCGCCGGCGATCTGCAGGTCGCTGTCGTGGTTCGTGCTGCTGCTGTTCATGGGGTGCGTGGTTCCTCGGCAGGGGAGCGAATGCGGAAGGAAGCGGTGACGCGGGGCGGGACGCGGTACGCGTGACGTGCGGAAACGGGGTCCCGGGAGAGATCGCTGGAGCTCTGCGGCATCAACAGCTGGAACAGCAACAGCGCGCCTGGACAGCGCTGCGGAACCCACGGACGTGGGTCGTCGGGAGCGCTGCGGTCGCTGACATGCCTCCAAAGGTGACCGCCCGCGGTCCCGTCTGTCAACCCAATGGCCGGTTTGGTGGATTTGTTTCACCTCATCCGGTTACTGGGGCGCAGAAAGGTTTGTGCAGTGGGGGTCGGGGCGCACAGCCTGGCTGTGATCCGGGTCGCTTCGCCGGCCCGGTGGGCAACAAGATCAAGCCAGCGGACGTCATCCCCTGTAGTTCCGGCCGACACGTGCCGATAGGGAGGGGTGAGCCAGAGGCTGCGCCAAGTGTCGCGTTTTTGGTGATTTGAGCACTTTCCGCATACCCTTGGTTCCGCAGAGTGAATACCGGGCCCAATAGCAGATCTCGGCTTGACTGGCCCGGAGCCACACACTTGTAATTTCACTCGTGTCGTTCGGCCGAAATGCTGGATTCGGCCACATCACGGGGACGTAAAGACAGACGAGGGGCGCACATGACCGAGTTGTTCCAGGAACTGCTGGTCGAGGACGCGGACGAAGAACTCGGCTGGCAGGAGCGCGCGTTGTGCGCCCAGACCGATCCCGAGTCCTTCTTCCCCGAGAAGGGCGGATCCACCCGCGAGGCCAAGAAGGTCTGTCTCGCCTGTGAAGTCCGCTCGGAATGCCTTGAATACGCCCTGGCCAATGACGAAAGATTCGGCATCTGGGGCGGCCTGTCCGAGCGAGAGCGCCGCCGGCTGAAGAAGGCCGCTGTCTGACCGCTCCCCCCGGCCGACCCGGCCCGGCCGCCGACGGTCGCCCAAACGGCACACACATGACACACACGTACGTAAGGAACGGTCCGCCGCCTGTGCTCCATCCACAGGCGGCGGACCGCTGTCGTGCCAAGCATTAGTGTGGAGCCCCGTCAAAGACGCTCCGACGCCCCGAGCGGGCGACCCCCCGGCCGGAGGGCCCGTACCTCGATGTCCGCCACCACAGCCGCGTTTTCCGCCGTATCTCCGCCGCAGCAGCCCGAGTTCCCGCGGCACGTCGTCACCGCCGTGCTCGTCTCCCACGACGGCGCGCGCTGGCTGCCGGACGCCCTCGCCGGACTCCTCGGCCAGGAACGTCCGGTGCAGGACGTCATCGCCGCCGACACCGGCAGCGGCGACGAGTCCGCCCGGCTGATCGGCGAGGCCATCGGCGACGAGCGCGTCCTGCACCTCGCCCGCCGCACCGGCTTCGGCGCCGCCGTTGACGAGGCCGCCCGCACCGCCCCCGTCCTCGGCCCCGAGGACCTGCCGTACCTGAAGCGCCCCAGCGGCTGGGACCCCGTCAGCCGGACCTGGCGCGACGACGCGTACGACATGCCCGACATGCCCCACGGCGAACCGGTGCACTGGCTCTGGCTGCTCCACGACGACTGCGCCCCCGCGCCCGACGCCCTCGCCGAACTCCTCCGCGTCGCCGACTCCGACGAGTACGCCGCGGTCATCGGCCCCAAGCTGCGCGGCTGGTACGACCGCAAGCAGCTCCTGGAGGTCGGCGTCTCCATCGCCAACAGCGGCCGCCGCTGGACCGGCCTCGACCGCCGCGAGCAGGACCAGGGCCAGCACGACCAGATCCGCTCGGTCCTCTCCGTCTCCAGCGCCGGCATGCTCATCCGCCGCGACGTCTTCGAGGAGCTGGGCGGCTTCGACCGCCGCCTGCCCCTCATGCGCGACGACGTCGACCTGTGCTGGCGCGTCCACTCCGCCGGCCACCGCGTCCTCGTCGCCCCCGACGCCGTCCTCCGCCACGCCGAGGCCGCCTCCCGCGAGCGCCGCACCGTCGACTGCGCCGGCCGCTCCGTCGCCAACCCGCACCGCGTCGACAAGGCGGGCGCCGTCTACACGCTCCTCGCCAACGCGCGCGGCATCGCCCTGCCCTACGTACTGCTCCGCCTCGTCGTCGGCACCCTGCTGCGTACCCTCGCCTACCTCGTCGGCAAGGCGCCCGTACAGGCCGTCGACGAGGTCATGGGCCTGTTCGCCGTCCTGCTGCGCCCCGAGCGGATCATCGCGGCCCGCCGCGCCAGATCCGCCCGCGCCGTCGAGCCGGCCGAACTACGGCCGCTCTTCCCGCCGCCCGGCGCGACCGTACGGGCAACCGTCGAGCAGGTCGTCTCCAACTTCGGCGGCACCGACGCCGATTCGGGCGGCTCCCGGCACGGCGCCGTCGAGTCGGGCCCCGGCGGCGACGACGCCGACTACCTGGAGATCGAGCAGTTCGCCCGGCTGAAGAAGATCGCCCGCAAGCCCGGCCCGGTCCTCTTCGCCCTCCTGCTCCTCGTCTCGGTCGTCGCCTGCCGCGGCCTCTTCGGCGGCGGCTCCCTCGCCGGCGGCGCCCTGCTGCCCGTCCCCGACGGAGTCGGGGACCTGTGGAGCCGGTACGCGGACGCCTGGCACCCGCTCGGCACCGGTGGCACCCAGAGCGCACCGCCCTACCTGGCGCTGCTCGCCGCCCTGTCGGGGCTCTTCCTCGGCTCCACCGGCTTCGCCCTCACGCTGCTGCTCGTCTGCTCCGTCCCGCTCGCCGGCGTCACCGCGTACTTCGCCTCCCGCTCCCTCGTGGAGTCCCGGCTCCTGCGCGCCTGGGCCGCCATCGCCTACGCGTTCCTGCCCGCGGCGACCGGAGCGCTCGCCACCGGCAGGCTCGGCACGGCCGTCCTCGCCATCCTGCTGCCCCTCATGGCCCGCGCCGCCGTCGCCGCCTACGGGCTCCGCGGCGGCGGACCCGGCGCCGCGCGCGGCAGCTGGCGCGCCACCTGGGCGTACACCTTTCTCCTGACCTTCGCGATGGCGTTCACACCGATCGTCTGGCCCCTCGCGGTCGTCCTCGGCATCGCCGCGCTCGTCCTGCGCCGCGACGACATCACCGCGTACGGGCTGCGCCTCCTCGCCGTCGCCGGCACGCCGCTGCTCGTCCTCGCCCCCTGGTCGCTGTCCCTGCTCACCGACCCGATGAGCCTCTTCAGGGAGGCGGGCACCGGCATCGCCACGGGCACCGCGTCCGCGCTCGACCTGCTCGGCGCCAGCCCGGGCGGCCCCAAGGCCGTCGGCGGCCTCGTCGTCATCGGCCTCCTCCTCGCCGCGCTCGCCGCCCTGCTGCGCGCCGAGCGGCAGTTCGCCGTCCGCACCGCCTGGGCCGTCGCCCTGGTCGCCCTGCTCTTCGCGGTCCTGTCCAACGGCTCCGGCGACGACGGCGCCGGCTGGGCGGGCCCGGCCACCCTCGTCTACGGCATCGCGCTGCTCGCCGCCGGCATGGTCGGCGCCGAGGGCGGCCGCGCCCGGGTCGCCGCGCAGAGCTTCGGCTGGCGCCAGCCCGTCGCCGCCCTCGTCGCGCTCGCCGCCGCCGTCGGCCCGCTGATCTCCGCGGCCGGCTGGATGATCGGCGGCGCGGCCGGTCCCCTGGAGCGGCGCGACCCGACGCACGTCCCCGCGTTCGTCGCCGAGGAA is a window encoding:
- the cofD gene encoding 2-phospho-L-lactate transferase, with translation MRIVVLAGGIGGARFLRGLKRAAPDADITVVGNTGDDIHLFGLKVCPDLDTVMYTLGGGIDEEQGWGRADETFQVKSELAAYGVGPEWFGLGDRDFATHIVRTQMLGAGYPLSAVTEALCDRWQPGVRLLPMSDDRVETHVVVDVEGERRAVHFQEYWVKLRASVDAHAVVPVGAEQAKPAPGVLEAIAEADVVLFPPSNPVVSIGTILAVPGIREAIAEAGVPVVGLSPIVGNAPVRGMADKVLAAVGVEATAAAVAAHYGSGLLDGWLVDTVDADAVAEVEAAGIRCRAVPLMMTDVEATAAMAREALDLAEEVRG
- a CDS encoding cysteine dioxygenase family protein, whose translation is MNSSSTNHDSDLQIAGDILAVQHLLQPAKEHPTTVAEFAGLARSLAADRDLWAPLVRYDATTRWYHRLRTVPQALGSARAGGSPIGYEVWLLSWVPGQGTGPHDHGRSSGVLTVLEGELTERTEKGATKLAGGALRVLAPGRAHEIVNDSLEPAVSLHIYYPGLTDMPMHAAPGVVHSFGPTTRSVVPA
- a CDS encoding WhiB family transcriptional regulator produces the protein MTELFQELLVEDADEELGWQERALCAQTDPESFFPEKGGSTREAKKVCLACEVRSECLEYALANDERFGIWGGLSERERRRLKKAAV
- a CDS encoding glycosyltransferase family 2 protein, whose translation is MSATTAAFSAVSPPQQPEFPRHVVTAVLVSHDGARWLPDALAGLLGQERPVQDVIAADTGSGDESARLIGEAIGDERVLHLARRTGFGAAVDEAARTAPVLGPEDLPYLKRPSGWDPVSRTWRDDAYDMPDMPHGEPVHWLWLLHDDCAPAPDALAELLRVADSDEYAAVIGPKLRGWYDRKQLLEVGVSIANSGRRWTGLDRREQDQGQHDQIRSVLSVSSAGMLIRRDVFEELGGFDRRLPLMRDDVDLCWRVHSAGHRVLVAPDAVLRHAEAASRERRTVDCAGRSVANPHRVDKAGAVYTLLANARGIALPYVLLRLVVGTLLRTLAYLVGKAPVQAVDEVMGLFAVLLRPERIIAARRARSARAVEPAELRPLFPPPGATVRATVEQVVSNFGGTDADSGGSRHGAVESGPGGDDADYLEIEQFARLKKIARKPGPVLFALLLLVSVVACRGLFGGGSLAGGALLPVPDGVGDLWSRYADAWHPLGTGGTQSAPPYLALLAALSGLFLGSTGFALTLLLVCSVPLAGVTAYFASRSLVESRLLRAWAAIAYAFLPAATGALATGRLGTAVLAILLPLMARAAVAAYGLRGGGPGAARGSWRATWAYTFLLTFAMAFTPIVWPLAVVLGIAALVLRRDDITAYGLRLLAVAGTPLLVLAPWSLSLLTDPMSLFREAGTGIATGTASALDLLGASPGGPKAVGGLVVIGLLLAALAALLRAERQFAVRTAWAVALVALLFAVLSNGSGDDGAGWAGPATLVYGIALLAAGMVGAEGGRARVAAQSFGWRQPVAALVALAAAVGPLISAAGWMIGGAAGPLERRDPTHVPAFVAEESITRDQPRTLILSGSSTARVSYALVRGPGVRLGDAELTATARDDAALDKVVAHLVAGSGADQTAELSGYAIRYILVRDGSPREMNRVLDATPGLTRLSQLDGSALWAVDRQIARAVIVPGGAGTGEAGGEPLPIASEPVEAHTDIPAGAAGRILRIADRADDGWQATLNGEPLKKTTVDGWAQGFELPAGGGRLDLTYDAPFTHTLWIWAQCFLAVVLLVLALPGRRRDVDDDLPDEAVALPAQDATGEGRRARRLRAAAEAAPDAEPVPVPAQAADTENADPYAMPDPRATPQQTPQQGYGQWGDQQYQQAYGQQQYDGQYDPQAGYAQPYDQQQYQQYDPSAYGEQQYDQQYPYPQGQYEQGRYDGEQGTYQGPYDPYGYENEQRPDGSSNQ